CGACATCCTGATCCATCCCGGAATAACTCACCACTTCCGGCAACGTTAACAGTAAACTCGCTGACAGATCATCTTTTAGCTTCAGGGCCTTGGCCGTCTTGCGCAGTTCCGCCGTATACACGGCGGCCAGCGCCCGGTTGACCTTCAGGCTCTTGGCACGTAACGCTTCAGAGACATGCACCACTATGGAACCGGACACCTGTCCCCGTGAGATGGACTCCTGTGCCAACTCCACAACCCGCGACTCCAGGGATTGCCAGGCCCGCGGCAGGGAGATCCGGACCTCCAACTGCTTACGATTCACCGAATTGAGCTCCACCTCGACCCGGAGCCCTTTGGCTGATGCCTCGCCACGCCCGTAACCGGTCATGCTGCGCAATGACATGGGGTCAGCCCTTCCTTTCGGATGCTTTTTCCTTCTTCAGGTACGCTTCAATGAAGCGGTCCAAATCCCCGTCCATGACGGCCTCGACATTGCTGGTCTCGGCATCGGTGCGATGATCTTTCACCATGGTGTACGGCTGAAACACATACGAACGGATCTGGCTGCCCCAGGCGATTTCACCCTTCTGTCCATAGAACCGTTCCATATCCTTGCGCTTCTTATCCATTTCCAGTTCATAAATCTTAGCCTTCAACATCTGCATGGATTTGGCTTTGTTCATGTGCTGGGAACGTTCCGCCTGACACGACACCACCAGGCCGGTCGGCATATGAGTGATGCGGATAGCCGAGTCCGTCTTGTTGACGTGCTGTCCACCCGATCCGCTGGAACGGAACGTGTCGATCCGCAAATCCTTTTCATCAATCTCGACCTCGATATCATCATCCAATTCAGCAATCACATCCAGGGACGCAAAGGAGGTGTGGCGCCGTTTGTTGGAATCAAACGGGCTGATCCGGACCAACCGGTGAATGCCCCGCTCGCATCTCATATAGCCATAGGCGAACGGACCGCGCACGGCAAAGGTGGCATATTTCAGCCCGGCCTCGTCACCCGCCTGAATATCGAGCACTTCAACCTCAAAGCCTTTTTTGGAAGCATAGCGTTGGAACATCCGGAACAGCATGTTGGCCCAGTCGCAGGATTCGGTACCACCGGCGCCAGCGTGGACAGTGACAAAGGCATTGCTGCGATCCAGGGGACCATTCAACAACGACCGTGTTTCCAATTCAGCAAACAGGACTTCGGCGCGCTCAAGGTCCTTGGCCGCATCACTGAGGGCATGATCCCGGAGCGGACCGGGCTCTTCCGCCTCGGATAACTCGACCATCAGCCCGGCTTCTTCAACCAGTTTATCAATCCGGCCGAACGGATCCAGGACCGCCTTGATCTCATTCACACGCCCGAGATGGGCCTTGGCCTTGTTCGGGTCATCCCAGAACCCGGGGGCCCCGGTCTGGGCTTCGAGCTCATTTAACGAGGCTTTGCGTTTGGCAACGTCAAAGATAACCTCGCATCTCATCGGTTTTCTCCCGCATTTTCAAAATGCGGCCCTGAATATCTTCGTTCATATTAGCTCCACTTCCACTTCACACGTGCCGCCTCCTGCGTCGCACGGTTCGCCAAACTATCATAAACTCCATGCCGGCGACAACCCCACAAGGCAGGCCCTGCCCTAAGGGGTAAATTCACGTTTTTTTATTACAGGCTTTCAGGGCCACGCCAACCAGGACCGCCAGGACCAGGGTCAGCGCCCCGCCCACTAATCCCGAGAGCGAGGTTCCGGCGCTCACCGCCGGCCATGGCTCAGCAGACGGCGGAATGTGTTGGACTGAACCGGTGACTTTGCTGATGGACCATTCAAGTCCATCTGGATGGGTGGAGGCAAACCAACTGGCGATCCCGCCCAGGATCGCCGCCGCCACTAACAGCCCCACCACCACTGACCGGCCCTTGGGTTCCTTCAACGCAACCTGGCCCCTGACCAGCGCCTCCGGTCGGGCCCGGGCCACAAACGCCACCACCGTCGCGGTGGCCAGCCCCTCCACCATTCCGATGACCAGGTGAATGGGCTGCATGATCAGGGCAAACGTTTTAAATGGCAGCTCGGAGATACCCGACAACGTTGTTTCCACGACCACCCCGAAGGCGCCCAGTTGCAGCCCGACGATCCCGGCCACCATGGCGGCGCTCCAGGCACGTTTGCCCATCCGGTCGTTACCGGCAATCAGTTTATAGACCAGTGGATAGGCGATAAAGGAGGGAAAGAACCCGAGATTGAAAATATTACAGCCTAATGCCATCAGCCCCCCATCGGCAAAAAACAAGGACTGCACCGTTAGCACCGAAGCAATGACGAGAAGGGCCGCATACGGTCCCAACAGAATTGCCAGAAGCAGTCCTCCGCCTAAATGCCCGCTTGAACCCGTTGCCGGAATTGAAAAATTGATCATCTGGGCCGTAAAGATGAAGGCCCCCAATACCCCCATCATTGGAACCAGACGGTCATCACGGGTTTCCCGGACCTTCCGGGCGCACCAGGCCATCACCCCGGCCGTTAGCGCCCACATCGCTCCGCCCACCGCGGGTGAAATTAACGCATCTGCCATGTGCATGAACGCATCACCCCTTTTGGCGTTTAGGCATGAGGGATCTGCAGGACAACACAAAGCACAGAACCGCGACAACGCCGCAGGGAATTCCTAAAAGCCAGTCCCCATAGCGGGTGTAGGGCGTCAATTCGAAATCGGCCCCGGGCATCGGAACCTGCCAGCGCAACACGGCGGCCTCCGGTGGTCGGCCAATCCCGTTTTCAGTCTGCTCGACAATCAGCCCTGTGGGTTCAATCAGACAGGAAATGCCGGAATTCGCCACCCGTAGCGCCGCCACCCGGTTCTCTACGCAACGGAAAACACAATGACTCAAGTGCTGCTCCGGTCCGGCGGACCGGTCGAACCAGGCATCATTCGTCTGGTTCACCAGCAATCGGGCCCCTTTTTTGACGGCCCGCCGCGACAGATCCGACATGATATCCTCAAAACAGATCAGACAGGAAAAGGTCCACTGCGGTAAGGTTCCCATCGTAAACACGGTTGCATCGTCTCCGGGTGAGCAATTCCACCCCATGGGGGCTAACTTACCGAGCCAGGGAATCCAGCCGCTCAAAGGCACATACTCACCAAAGGGAACCAGATGCTGCTTATAATAATGCCCGGCGATCACGCCATTGGTGTCGAACAGGAAACTCGCATTATAATACATCACATTCCAGCCGATACTGACCTCATCCATGGAGCCGACCAGCAGGGGTCTTCCCCACCGGCTGAGCTCCTCAACCACCGCCTTCGAGTCCCCGCGATCATCTGTCACACAATAAGGGGTTGCGGTTTCCGGCCAGATAATCAAATCGGGAGCGCCCTCGGGATCCTTCACCGCCTGTGCCATCAGGTGCCTGAAGGTGGCGTGAATGAGATCCACATGTTCATCCGTCCATTTTGTCACCTGCGGGATGGCCGGTTGAATGGCCCCGATCGTCACGGACCCGCCAGTCGGGGCCTGTTCCCGAACCAGCAGGACGCCCGTCCGGAAGGACAGCGCTATACTGATCAACGCGATGAATAGCTCCAAATGCGGCCGGTAGCGCTCCTGTTTGCGAAAGGGGATGTAGCGCAAGAGTGTCATCGCCAATCCTGTATTCACCAGCATCAGGATCCCTGAAACGCCAGGCACCCCGACCCATTGGGCCGTTTGAATCAGCATGATATTCCGGTACTGGGAGATGGCCAGCAGGTTCCAGGGAAATCCCCCGAACAGAAAGGAGCGGATGATCTCCGAGCCCACCCATAAGACCGGGATCATGATCGTCAGCAGAAGGCTTTGCCAGAGCTTTTCCGTGCCGATCTTACTGACGAGCCAGACGGCCGACATGGCGAAGGCTCCAAGATAAAGCGCACAATACCCGCACAGCAACAGCCAGCCGAGCACAATCAGCAGGGCGGGCGCCGGCGACGTCTCAAACAGGCGGAACAACCAGCTCATGGTGGTGAGCCAGAAAATGAGACCGGTCGTCAGCCCCAGTTTAAAGGCCAGGGGGACCGATCTTGTCGAGGGCTCACGTGGCGGCACCAACAGTGCCAGCAACAGGGGGATCAGGGCGACCCAAGCCACCTGACCGGACTCGAAGGGAGGAAACGCGACGGCCAGCAACAGCCCCGATACCACCGCGGCGATCCAGCGCCACGACTCGCGTATCCACCCCAACCACCGGATCAAGTAGCTTCCCCGCAACACTTCTTGTATTTCTTGCCACTTCCGCAGGGACAGGCGTCATTACGCCCGACTTTCGCCGTGGCCCGCTGCACCGGCTGGGAGGCGGCTTTCATGGCCGCCTGCATCGCCGCGTCACCGCCACGCACCGCCGATTTTGCCGGCTGGGCCGCGGATTCGTCCGACTGCCCCAGCACCGACACCCCGTCATGAATGGTCTGGGTGGGCATTTCACGCATGAACCGTTCGAATGCCAGCATCTGGGTGGATGCCCTGAAAATCTTTTCACAGATATCCGCCCGGATGTCATCCATCAGGGTGGCAAACATGTCGTAGGCTTCCCGCTTGTATTCAATCAGCGGATCCCGCTGGCCATAGGCGCGCATCCCGATCCCCTGCCGCAGCCCGTCAATCCCTCTCAGGTAATCCTGCCAATGCAGGTCGATCGCCTGCAGCATCACCTGACGCTCCACATTCTGCATCAGCTCGCCGCCTTCTGCGGCGACCTTAAGCTCATAGGCCTCCTTGACTCTCTCGAAAATGAACTTCACCACTTTCTCGAGATCGTCCTTGCCCAGGCTCAACTCCTCCCGCTTCACGGCGATCGGGAACGTGCTGTGGACCCAGATGAGAAAAGCCTCAATGGCATCCTCCTTGCCCCCCTCCAGCATGGAATCGACATGCGTGGAGATCACATCATAAATGACATCATACAGCTGCTCCCGGGTCTCAATGCCCCGGACGATATCCCCGCGGAACGAATAGATGATCGAGCGCTGCTTATTCATCACATCATCATATTCAAGCGTGCGCTTGCGGATGGAGAAGTTCTGCTGTTCCACCCGGCGCTGGGCGGTTTCGATGGAGCGGTTGAGCATGGAATGTTCGAGCATTTCGCCCTCCTCCATGCCGAATTTCTCCATGAAACTGGCAATCCGGTCGGAGCCGAACAAGCGCATCAGGTCATCCTCCAGCGACACATAGAAGCGCGACATCCCGGGATCGCCCTGCCGGGCACAGCGCCCGCGCAACTGCCGGTCAATACGCCGCGACTCGTGCCGCTCGGACCCGATCACATACAGGCCGCAGGGCTTTTCCACCAGTTGATCCTTCAGGGTTTTTCCATCCAGCTTCTCGTTCAGCGCATGCTGCGAGAGAATCACCTCACGGGGGACCCA
The bacterium genome window above contains:
- the prfB gene encoding peptide chain release factor 2 (programmed frameshift) → MNEDIQGRILKMREKTDEMRGYLDVAKRKASLNELEAQTGAPGFWDDPNKAKAHLGRVNEIKAVLDPFGRIDKLVEEAGLMVELSEAEEPGPLRDHALSDAAKDLERAEVLFAELETRSLLNGPLDRSNAFVTVHAGAGGTESCDWANMLFRMFQRYASKKGFEVEVLDIQAGDEAGLKYATFAVRGPFAYGYMRCERGIHRLVRISPFDSNKRRHTSFASLDVIAELDDDIEVEIDEKDLRIDTFRSSGSGGQHVNKTDSAIRITHMPTGLVVSCQAERSQHMNKAKSMQMLKAKIYELEMDKKRKDMERFYGQKGEIAWGSQIRSYVFQPYTMVKDHRTDAETSNVEAVMDGDLDRFIEAYLKKEKASERKG
- a CDS encoding energy-coupling factor ABC transporter permease; the encoded protein is MHMADALISPAVGGAMWALTAGVMAWCARKVRETRDDRLVPMMGVLGAFIFTAQMINFSIPATGSSGHLGGGLLLAILLGPYAALLVIASVLTVQSLFFADGGLMALGCNIFNLGFFPSFIAYPLVYKLIAGNDRMGKRAWSAAMVAGIVGLQLGAFGVVVETTLSGISELPFKTFALIMQPIHLVIGMVEGLATATVVAFVARARPEALVRGQVALKEPKGRSVVVGLLVAAAILGGIASWFASTHPDGLEWSISKVTGSVQHIPPSAEPWPAVSAGTSLSGLVGGALTLVLAVLVGVALKACNKKT
- the lnt gene encoding apolipoprotein N-acyltransferase yields the protein MLRGSYLIRWLGWIRESWRWIAAVVSGLLLAVAFPPFESGQVAWVALIPLLLALLVPPREPSTRSVPLAFKLGLTTGLIFWLTTMSWLFRLFETSPAPALLIVLGWLLLCGYCALYLGAFAMSAVWLVSKIGTEKLWQSLLLTIMIPVLWVGSEIIRSFLFGGFPWNLLAISQYRNIMLIQTAQWVGVPGVSGILMLVNTGLAMTLLRYIPFRKQERYRPHLELFIALISIALSFRTGVLLVREQAPTGGSVTIGAIQPAIPQVTKWTDEHVDLIHATFRHLMAQAVKDPEGAPDLIIWPETATPYCVTDDRGDSKAVVEELSRWGRPLLVGSMDEVSIGWNVMYYNASFLFDTNGVIAGHYYKQHLVPFGEYVPLSGWIPWLGKLAPMGWNCSPGDDATVFTMGTLPQWTFSCLICFEDIMSDLSRRAVKKGARLLVNQTNDAWFDRSAGPEQHLSHCVFRCVENRVAALRVANSGISCLIEPTGLIVEQTENGIGRPPEAAVLRWQVPMPGADFELTPYTRYGDWLLGIPCGVVAVLCFVLSCRSLMPKRQKG